The following are from one region of the Vitis riparia cultivar Riparia Gloire de Montpellier isolate 1030 chromosome 9, EGFV_Vit.rip_1.0, whole genome shotgun sequence genome:
- the LOC117922575 gene encoding cytochrome P450 81Q32-like: MEAIYLCLPLFLALYLFTRHWLQKLKNLPPSPFLTFPIIGHLYLLKKPLHRTLADLSARYGPIVFLRLGSRQTLLVSSPSAAEECLSKNDVVFANRPQVLAGKYIGYNYTSMAWANYGDHWRNLRRIATLEILSTSRIQMLSGIRSDEVRSLLLRLLENGAETVDMKAAFFEMTMNVMMRMIAGKRYYGGNVVEAEETAKFQEIIEDTFRLGYATNIGDYLPVLRWLGVKGKEKGLRELQRKRDRFMQGLIEEHRTRMAKESYSSSSCRAGEKKKTMIEVLLSLREKEAEYYTDEIIRGLMLALLVAGTDTTSATLEWAMSLLLNNPQVLKKAQMEMDNQLGTNHLIEESDLSQLPYLHCIIRETQRMYPAGPIIPHESSKECMVGGYHIPRGTMLLVNVWGIQNDPKVWKEPRKFLPERFEEGHGLRLMPFGSGRRGCPGEGLAIRMVGLVLGSLIQCFDWERVGEGKVDMSEGIGVTLPKAQPLLAKCRPRPALINLLSQI, from the exons ATGGAAGCAATCTACTTGTGCTTGCCCTTGTTCTTGGCTTTGTATTTATTCACTAGACACTGGCTTCAAAAGCTCAAAAATCTTCCACCATCTCCATTTCTCACTTTCCCCATAATTGGCCATCTCTACCTCTTAAAGAAGCCATTGCACCGAACGTTGGCTGATCTTTCCGCCCGCTACGGCCCCATAGTCTTCCTCCGTCTCGGCTCACGCCAGACCCTCCTTGTTTCTTCACCTTCTGCTGCTGAGGAATGCCTGTCCAAGAACGATGTCGTTTTCGCCAACCGCCCTCAAGTGCTGGCCGGAAAATACATCGGCTACAACTACACCAGCATGGCCTGGGCTAACTACGGCGACCACTGGCGAAACCTCCGCCGAATCGCTACCCTTGAAATTCTCTCCACTAGCCGTATCCAAATGCTCTCCGGCATCCGTTCGGATGAAGTCCGGTCCCTACTTCTCCGACTTTTGGAGAATGGGGCGGAGACGGTGGACATGAAGGCGGCGTTTTTTGAGATGACGATGAACGTGATGATGAGGATGATCGCCGGGAAGAGGTACTATGGCGGGAACGTGGTGGAGGCGGAGGAAACAGCTAAGTTTCAGGAGATAATAGAGGATACATTTCGGTTGGGATATGCAACTAATATCGGAGATTATTTGCCGGTGTTGAGGTGGTTGGGGGTGAAGGGGAAGGAGAAGGGGTTGAGGGAGTTGCAGAGGAAGAGAGATAGGTTCATGCAGGGTTTGATAGAAGAGCATAGAACAAGAATGGCGAAAGAGtcatattcttcttcatcttgtAGAGCCGGAGAAAAGAAGAAGACGATGATCGAAGTTCTGCTATCCTTGCGGGAGAAGGAAGCTGAGTACTACACAGACGAGATCATCAGAGGCCTCATGCTG GCTCTCTTAGTGGCTGGAACCGACACCACCTCTGCAACTCTGGAATGGGCAATGTCACTTTTGCTGAACAACCCACAAGTCCTAAAGAAGGCACAAATGGAGATGGACAACCAGCTGGGAACCAACCATCTCATTGAAGAATCGGATCTAAGCCAACTCCCTTACCTTCATTGCATCATAAGGGAGACACAGCGCATGTACCCAGCAGGGCCAATAATTCCTCACGAGTCATCAAAGGAGTGCATGGTAGGGGGCTATCACATACCTCGTGGCACAATGTTACTTGTCAACGTATGGGGCATACAAAATGACCCTAAAGTTTGGAAGGAGCCGAGAAAATTCTTACCAGAGAGGTTTGAAGAAGGACATGGGTTGAGGTTGATGCCATTTGGTTCAGGCAGGAGGGGGTGCCCTGGGGAGGGCTTAGCCATACGAATGGTTGGGTTGGTGTTGGGGTCATTGATTCAGTGCTTTGATTGGGAGAGGGTTGGTGAAGGAAAGGTGGACATGAGTGAAGGGATTGGAGTCACTTTGCCCAAGGCTCAGCCTTTGTTGGCTAAGTGTAGGCCTCGCCCAGCCTTGATCAACCTTCTTTCACAAATCTGA